In the bacterium (Candidatus Blackallbacteria) CG13_big_fil_rev_8_21_14_2_50_49_14 genome, TCTGACGCACCAGCATCTCTTCTGCTCCCCATTCCGGGTGGCGCGAGAGCAATAAATCCGGCAATTTCTGCAGGGTTTTGGCGGCCTCTTCAATGGCATTTAAGCCTTGTCCAAACAACGCTCCGTGAGCGGTTTCACCTTCAAAGACAAGCCGGTAGCTGAAAGAACCTCTGCGCCCCAACCCCAAACAGGGATAAGCGGTGTCCACACTCATTTCAGGCACCAAAGCCAGGGCCACATCCTCCAACCAGCCGGAACGCACCAAGGTCCAGGCCCCTTCAGACCAAAGCTCTTCATCGACACCCAAGGCGATTTTCAGACGATAGCCCTGAAATTTAAACTGCTGAGCCACTTCCAGAATCAAGGCCATGCCGCCTTTCATGTCTGAAACCCCCAGCCCGGTCATGCGATCGCCTTCTGTTTTTAAAACAAAGGGGTCTTTCCAAGTCTCTGCTGGCATAACGGTATCCAAATGGGCATAAAGCAGAATCGCCTGTTCACCCTCACCAGCTTCGGCCAGAAGATTAAAGCGGTTTTCTCCTTCAAGATACTGACGCTCTGTTTGAAAGCCTGCTTCTTGCAAAAAACGCTCACACCAAATCGCAAGGGCCTGCTCCTGGCCTGTGACCGACGGAATTGAAATCAGTTCGGCAAGCGTTTCAAAAAGCTGCACTTAATCCCCCGTTGCAACGACCTGGTTATCACGCAATACATTCCAACGCTTGTCCACACGCTGAATCTGCATCACGGTCTGGCCGTTCTGCTGAATATCCACGGTATTTGTAAAACCTGAGGCATCGACTGTGCCAAATCCATTATAGGCTTTGCCCTGAAAAACCGTATCAAAACTGATCTGGCCCTGGGTCAGCGTCCCCTCCAGATTGGCCTTGCCATCTACGCGCAGACCAATTTTCCCCAAGGCCGGATGGCCGGTATTTTCACCGCTGCCAGACAAGCTGGTTTCAATGTCTCCCCGCAGAGGAATCTGGCGGGGGACTTCGCCTTTGAGGGTCAGACTGAGCGTACCCAAGGTATTGGAGGGCGTTTGCGCCACACTCAGTTCATAATAGGCAAAATCAGCGGGGAAGGCTTTGGCAGGAAAAGGTTCCGCAGCCCCATAATTGGAGATCGCCAGCACATCAAAGGCATAGGGCTTGCCTTCACCATTTTTAAAACTCAGGGTATAGTTGCTGCGGTAAACAGGATCAAAGGTGGTATAGTCGGTACCATTGAAGAACCAATCAGGCAAACCGCTGCTGTTGCTGCTTTTGACATTGAAATAAATAAAGTTTTCAACCTGCTGGCGACGGGTACTGATCGCACGGGTGGTCACCAACATGCGTGAGGTTTCCTGGGCAATGCTGATCATGCGCGTGGCCAGGGCAATCAGCCCTTCTTCAGTGCTGATTTTGTATTCATCCGGGGCGGCAGATGCCACCGGTTTAATCAATTCTGGGCGCACCCCCTGTATGACCTGGGGAACCCAACAGCCTGTCAGACTGGCCATGGCCAAGAGGGTCAGCGAAATTGTATTGCGTTTCATATTCGGAATCAGCCCTTTACTTGATCTTCTGCAGAGAAACACGCCCCAAAGGGAATATGCTCAAATCTGTGCTAAAAGCGCAGCATATGCATCATACCACGATGCGGGAGCGGCAAAAATGGAGCCTTAGTTTTCAAGGGTTTCAAGCGCCAGTTCGGCCAACCCCACCCGTTCCTGTGCCAGACCCAGGTCTTGCAACTGGTCACGGCAATAGACATGGTTGATAGCCGCCAGCCGCAGATTGAGCCGATCCAGAGCCAGGGTATCCGGCAGTTCAAGGGCTTCCAGCGCACCTGGCTCCGTAAAATTCAAGGGGCAGACATCGAGCAAAACTTCGCCCTCGGCAGCTGCTTCTTCATCCTGAAAATAAACCGGCAGGCCGTGGGTCCGGCAAATCACCGGGCGCTGGGCATAGACAGTACAGAGATCATTGAGCAAAAGCGCACAGTGCGTTTGTGCTTCGGGTGCGGCCAGCGCCTGGCGGGCCTGGGCCAAAACCTGGGCTTGCTGCTCGGGAGCCAAGGCTTTCAGAGCGGTTTTGAGGGCATCCGCTTCGACCTGAAAGACCCCCAAACCAGGCAGACAACAGCCACTGCAACCGGCCTGACAACTCAAATGCGCAGCATGCTTTGTGCTCAAGGCTTCGCAAAGGCCTTCAAGGTCGTTTAAAAGTTGGTGATAAGGTTCAAAAAAAGGCATGGTTGCACTATATCTGATTTTTTCAGGGGTGGGGAGAGGACACGGATCTGCCAGATCAAAGAATAGCTTGGTCTGAAAGGGAGCATTCTATATTGAAATAGATCATTCTAATTGGAGAGAGATAGGGGCCACAGGCCCGCTGGCTTTTTCTTTCCATCATGTGCTTCTTCGAAATTATTTCTGAAGTAATTCACAGTCTAAAAACAAATCAATAGTCAAAATCTATCATAAATAACAAAACAAACGATTTTACTTATCAAAAGAAATCTGTCATGATCAGAGCAACGAAAAGAAAGAAGGCAAAACACCATTTTAGAGGCTTTTCAAGCCTTGCTGCTGCATCAGCGTGAAATACAAAAACAAGCGGCTGAAGCCGGTGATGAAGGCACAGCCTCATTGCTCAGCGATTATATCAAGCAGCAAGAAAAACAGGTTTGGATGTACGCCGCTTACCAAGGCTGAAACCCGAGGCAAGAATTTGGCAGAAACCAGGGATAAGCATTAAAATAGGTTTATTCCTGGTATTCTTCCTGAGGTAGTCTTTATCATGCGTGCATCCCGAACCTTGCTAACCTTGCTGGCCTGCGCCACGGCATTCAGCGCCTGCCAGAATCAGCCCTTTTCAAGCCCCCTTTCACGGGCCTCGGCCCCGCTGCAACAGAACAGCGTTTCAAGTTTTTTACAACACACCCTTCTGAACCAGTACCAGGCCCAGTTTCAAGAGCATGATCTCAACCACAATGGCCGCCTGGAACCCCAGGAATTGCCTCACGCCCCGCAGACCTTCAGCCGCTTGGATCGCAACCGGGATGGTTTTCTAAGCCCCGAAGAAGCGCAACCCGAAAGCAGCTTTCTGCGCCGACAGGGTGAGTTTCTGCTCAAAGAACTGCGCACGGCCTTTGAAAGCAAACACAGTGGCAGTGAGGATCCCCAATTGGAAATGCCCTTGGAAAACAGCTACGCCCAATTTGAAAATGCCTTTCTCAGCCAGACCGAAACCTTCCGCAGCAGCATGGAACAGAACAACACACCTCAAACAACGGGTCGCACCCCTGTGCTGCTGGTGCCCGGTTATGCCGAACCCAGTTGGTATTTTATGTATGGTATTTACCGCGACCTGAAAAAAGCGGGTTGGCCGGTCGAAGGCATCAATCTTTTCCCCAATTTTGCCTCAGCCGAAGAACAGGCCGCCAAGGTCAAGGCCAAAGCCGAAGCCCTGATGAAAAAATATGGCAGCAAAAAAGTCAATCTGGTTGTTCACAGTTTTGGCGGCCTGATCAGCCGCTATTTTATTCAGGAAAGGGGCGGCAACCAGGCCGTCGAAAATCTTGTCACGGTCGCCACCCCCCATTTGGGTACTTATACCGCCTACCTGGGGCCCGGTCAGAGTGCCGTACAATTGCGTCCTGAAAGTGAATTTATTCAAAAGCTGAATGCCCAGGGCTTTACCCGCCCCCCCGTCAAATACACCTCGATTTGGTCCAATCTCGATGAGATTGTGATTCCTCCCAAAAACTCGATTATGCCGGACTCAGAGGTACAATACGTGCCCTGGACAGGTCATTTAACGATCATGTTCAGCAAACGTACCTACGCCCATATCCGCCAGGCGCTCGAAAAACCAACGCGCCGATAAGCTTGCCGTAAAGCGCTTCGCTTTCTAAAATAGGGGGAGGGCGTTCAAGCAAACGCCGCCTTAAAGTACTGCCCCAAGTGATAACGGCGCGAGGAGGAAACCATGTCCGGCAAAAAAGCCAAAGTGATCTATAAATGCCCGCATGTGCGTAAAAAAGTCTGCGTAGACGTGGAAAATGAATTGGAAAAAGGCCTGCTCGGAAGTAAAATTACCGCTCAGACCGTCATCGCCTGTGATCTTCAGGCCATGGGAGGCTGCAATATGCGCCTGGATCGTTTTGACTGCAAGTGCCCCGCATTGGCCCAAGCCCTCAAGTGCAGCCTGAAATGAAATACACCGATTACTATGCCAGTCTGGGAATTGAAAAAGGCGCAAATGAAAAAGAAGTTCGCCAGGCCTATCGCCGCTTGGCCAAGGATTGCCACCCCGACACCCACCCTGGTGATAGCAAAGCCGAAGAAAAATTCAAGCAGATCACCGAAGCCTATGAAGTGCTCAGCGATCCTGAAAAACGTTCTCGCTATGATCAACTGGGTGCCAATTGGCAGGATTTTTCAGATTTTGCGGAGTCTTTTGGTGCCCACCAGCGCAACAAGCACCGGGTAGAATACAATTCAGAGCTCTTTGATCTGCCCTTCAGCGATTTCTTTGAAACCTTTTTTGGCGATCAGGCCGGTGGGATCTGGGATAAACACGCCCCCGATCTGCGCCAGGAAGCTCCTTCACAATTTCATGCCAAAAACCAAAACACTGCCAATTCAGAGATCAGCTATACTGCCCAGGTAACCCTCGAAGAAGTTCTCAATGGCACCAAACGCCGCATTCAATTGCATGAAGATGACGATTTCAAAACCCTGGAAGTGAAAATTCCTCCGGGCGTCAAAGAGGGGTCGAAAGTCAGAATTGGCAATCCTGAGCACAATCTCTTTCTCGAAATTCATCTGCGCCCCCACCCTCTGTTTAGCAGCGAAGGCCTCAATTTACATGGCAAACTCAAAATCATGGACTATGAGGCAATGCTGGGAGCGAGTAAACCTGTAGGAACACTGACCGGCAATATTCAAATGAAAATCCCGCCCGGCAGTCAATCCGGGCAGGTCTTCCGGGTCAAAGGTCAAGGGCTTCCTCAGTTGAAAAATCCTGAAGAACGCGGGGATCTGATGATCACACTCGAAGTAAAAACTTCCCGCAACCTGGGTGAAGAAGAGCGTCAGCTGATCGAACGCTTTCAGGTACTGCGAGAGGCCAAACCGCTTTAATCTTTGAGAGCCACGCGAAAATTCGCTTCGGTACAGGCCCGAATCTCTTCAAGACTGAGATCCGGGTCTTTTTCAATCAGCACCAGTTCACGGCCCTGTTTATCCACTTCAAAAACGGCTTTTTCAGTGATCACCAGATCAATACAGCTTTTGCCTGTTAAAGGCAGGGTACATTCTTTCAGCAGCTTAGAAGCGCCACTCTTGTCATTGTGGGTCATGACCACAACCACACGCTGCGCACCCGCCACCAGATCCATTGCGCCGCCCATGCCTTTGATCATTTTGCCCGGCACCATCCAATTGGCAATGTCTCCGGCCTGAGAAACTTCAAGCGCCCCCAAAATCGCCAGGTCAATATGGCCGCCCCGAATCATTGAAAACGAGGTGGCGCTGTCAAAATAACTCGCCCCTGGCAAAGCCGTGACAGTCTGTTTACCGGCATTGATCAAATCGGCATCGACTTCTCCATCCTCTGGAAAAGGCCCAATGCCCAGGAGCCCATTTTCAGAATGCAGCACCACGGTCATGCCTTCAGGCACGTAATTGGCAACCAGAGTGGGAATCCCAATACCCAGATTGACATAATAACCATCGCGCAGCTCTTGGGCTGCCCGTTTAGCGAGTAGTTCTCTGCTCGATCCGCTTTTCATAGTGGGCTCCTTTCAAAAGCATATTTACAAAAATACTGGGAGTATGCACCTGATCGGGGTCTAAATCACCCACAGGCACCAATTGCTCAACTTCGGCAATCGTGATCTTGCCGGCAGTGGCAACAGGGGCATTGAAATTACGCGCCGTTTTGCGGTAAATCAAATTGCCGTGGGTATCTCCCAGATGTGCCTTAACCAAAGCCAAATCGCCACGAATGGGCTTTTCAAGCACATACATGCGCCCGTCTATTTCACGGGTTTCTTTGCCTTCGGCCACAGGGGTGCCGTAACCTGTAGGGGTATAAAAACCACCTATCCCTGCTCCCCCCGCACGCAAACGCTCGGCCAGCGTTCCTTGGGGCACAAACTCGACTTCCAATTCGCCATCGAGAAACTGTTTTTCAAAGAGCTTGTTTTCGCCGACATAACTCGAAACCATTTTGCGAATCTGACGGGTTTGCAAAAGCAGTCCCAGGCCAAAATCATCGACACCGGCATTGTTGCTGACCACTGTCAGATCCTTGACGCCCAGCTCACGCAAAGCCAGGATTAAATTCTCAGGAATACCACAGAGACCGAATCCCCCCACAAGTACCGTGGCCCCATCTTTGAGACCGACCTGTTCGAGAGCTTCGGCTGCTGACTGAACGACTTTCTTCATGCGCAGCCCCCTTTGGGTGATGCGCCCAGTATAACATAGGAAAAAGAGTCAAAGCCGCCCAGGATCTAGCTTTCAAAAAAATGTTCCAAATCTGCTTGCTGCGGGGCTTCCACCTGATCGTGCATTTGTTACAATTGAAAGGACGAAAGAAAACAAAAGGAGCCCTGAGTGACACGCGCGATCTATCCTGGCAGTTTTGATCCCGTCACCAATGGCCATCTCGATATCATGGAAAGAGCCGCCCATCTTTTTGATGAGGTGATCGTAGCGGTGTCTACCAATATTGCCAAAAAATGCACCTTCAGTGTGGAGGAGCGTCAGGAAATGATTC is a window encoding:
- a CDS encoding succinyl-CoA--3-ketoacid-CoA transferase; translation: MKSGSSRELLAKRAAQELRDGYYVNLGIGIPTLVANYVPEGMTVVLHSENGLLGIGPFPEDGEVDADLINAGKQTVTALPGASYFDSATSFSMIRGGHIDLAILGALEVSQAGDIANWMVPGKMIKGMGGAMDLVAGAQRVVVVMTHNDKSGASKLLKECTLPLTGKSCIDLVITEKAVFEVDKQGRELVLIEKDPDLSLEEIRACTEANFRVALKD
- a CDS encoding molecular chaperone DnaJ, with the translated sequence MKYTDYYASLGIEKGANEKEVRQAYRRLAKDCHPDTHPGDSKAEEKFKQITEAYEVLSDPEKRSRYDQLGANWQDFSDFAESFGAHQRNKHRVEYNSELFDLPFSDFFETFFGDQAGGIWDKHAPDLRQEAPSQFHAKNQNTANSEISYTAQVTLEEVLNGTKRRIQLHEDDDFKTLEVKIPPGVKEGSKVRIGNPEHNLFLEIHLRPHPLFSSEGLNLHGKLKIMDYEAMLGASKPVGTLTGNIQMKIPPGSQSGQVFRVKGQGLPQLKNPEERGDLMITLEVKTSRNLGEEERQLIERFQVLREAKPL
- a CDS encoding succinyl-CoA--3-ketoacid-CoA transferase codes for the protein MKKVVQSAAEALEQVGLKDGATVLVGGFGLCGIPENLILALRELGVKDLTVVSNNAGVDDFGLGLLLQTRQIRKMVSSYVGENKLFEKQFLDGELEVEFVPQGTLAERLRAGGAGIGGFYTPTGYGTPVAEGKETREIDGRMYVLEKPIRGDLALVKAHLGDTHGNLIYRKTARNFNAPVATAGKITIAEVEQLVPVGDLDPDQVHTPSIFVNMLLKGAHYEKRIEQRTTR